The nucleotide sequence AATGTCGAGCAGGAGCATGGGCTCCTTGCGGCCTTCGCGAAAGGCGCGCGCCACCATGTCTGCAGAAATGACGTGGTGCGGCGCTGCAGTTGCACACGCGACGATGCTGGCCGTCCGCAGCAGCTCCGGCAGCCGCTCGAATGTGGCTGCCTCGCCGCCCAGCCGGGCGACCAGGTTCTCCGCGCGCTGTGCGGTGCGGTTCGCGACGACGACGCCGCTCACGCCCTCGTCGAGCAGGCACTGCAGCGTCAGCTCGCCCATCTCGCCTGCACCGACGATCACGGTGCTGCGCCCCTGCAGCGAGCCGAAGATCTTGCGCGCGAGTGCGACCGCGGCCGACGGCACCGACGCGGCGCCCGCACCCAGCCTGGTTTCCGCGCGCACGCGGCCGCCCACCGACAGTGCGGTCTCGAACAGCCGCGACAGGATCGGCCCCGCGGTGCGCTCCCGCCCGTTCTGCGACGCGGCGGACTCGTACGCGCTCCTGACCTGCCCCTGGATCTGCGGCTCCCCGAGAACCAGCGAGTCGATGCCCGAGACGACGCGGAACAGGTGACGTGCTGCGGCGTCGTCGCTCCGCGTGTAGACGAAGCGTCCCGCGTCCTCCTCGCTCAGCCCGCCGCGCGCGCGCAGAAACGCGTGCGCCGCGCCGGCAGCAGCGTCGTCCGCGTCGTCGCGCGCGTAGATCTCGGTGCGGTTGCAGGTGGAGAAGATCACGACTTCGGCCGCGCCGGCGCCGTGCAGCGCGTGCAGCGCCTCGTGCAACTCCGGCCCGTCGAGCGTGACTCGCTCACGGATCGGCAGCGGTGTCGTGTGGTGACTCAGCCCGACGACGTGTACGCCCACCGCGCCCCCTACAGGAACGCGGCGCCGCCCGCCTGCGCGAGGCGGAGCACGACGTACGCGAGGACGACCAGCGCAAAGCCCCAGACACTGACCAGCGCAGCCCGGCGGTTGCTGCCCGCACCGCCGATTCGTGCGCCCAGCACCCCCGCAAAAACCACCCAGGTGAGCGCGCCCCAGATCACCTGCGGGTCGCCCATCGCGAAAGTGCCGCGGAAGCGGATGGTCCAGGCCCAGCCGAGCGCGAGGCCGGCCGTGAGTGCGCAGAACCCGACCACCGCGGAGCTGCGACCCAGCCGGTCCAGCGTGTTCAGCGCCGGGAAGAAGCGGAAGATGCGGCCGAACCGCTTCGACTTGAGCTCGCGGAACTGCAGCAGGTAGAGCAGCCCGGCGGCAAAGGCGAATGCAAAGCCGGCGACGCCGACGAACGCGAGCACGACGTGGAAGGAGAACCACGCGCCGCTGAACGCGAGCGGCTCGCCCGAGGGGCGCACCCCGATCAGGAGCGCGGCGGCCAGCAGTGCGACGATCACGGGCAGCAGCACGAGACCGACGGGGCGGGCGTCGCTTGCGATGGTCGCGAACAGGAGGAACAGCGCGATCAGAAAGGCCAGCGTCGACAGCGACGGCCCGAGCCCGACGAGCGGCAGCTCGCCGAACCGGGCGCCGAACGCGACCAGCGCGCCGAGCTGCACGAGTGCGGCGCCACCGATCAGCAGCACCCCGCCTCGCGGGACCTCCGCGCGCTCACCCGCGAAAGAGACGGTCTGCAGCACGCCCGCGGCGAGGTAGCCGAGCAGCGCCACCCCGTGAAGAATCGTGACCAATACACCTCCATACGGATACGGGCGCCCCGGGGCGCCCGTATCGGCCTGCATCCCCGTATCGCGGCCTGGGCCGCGTCCTGCTAGCGAATCGTCTGGACGAGCCGGACCGGCAGTCCGGCCTCCAGCCCGGCGTTCTCGACGTCCAGCACGCGCACGGTCGCGGTCGCGTCCTCGACGCGCACCACGCGCACGGTGCCGACCCGCTGTGCGGGCACCACGTCGACCGCATTCGCCTGGTGCCGCGGTAGATACACCTCGAGCTCGTCTCCGATCGCCACCGTGCCGGCACCGAGCGTGACGAAGCCGATATCGGTGGTGCCGTAGAGGGGCTGCTCCTCGATCATTGCGATCAGCTCACCCTGCGGGCCCCCCTGTACCGGCGCGGGCTCACCCGCTGCGAGCGGCGGCAGCACGCCGGTCACCAGCACCGGGTCGTCGCGCCGCGCCTCGCCGTACATCCGCACCACGTGCGAGATCGCGCCGTCCTCGCCGACCGACTCGACCTCGAGCAGCGCCAGCGGCCGGATGATCTGCCGGTTCAGCCCCACCGTTCGCTCCACGCGTACGACCTGCAGCGTGTCGCCCGGCACGACGGTCTGCGTCAGCCGGCCGACGTGTACGCGGTCGTACGGCTTGAGCATGGTCGGCATGTCCAGCTCGCGGACGGCCGGGTCCATCAGCCCGACCACGCGGCCCGCCCACGGCAGCGCGCGCGGATCGGCGAGCCACGGCAGCCCCAGGTACTCCGTCGGCGTCATCAGCGGCTGGCGCAGATCGATGTCCGCGATCACCGTCGCGCGCTCGTCGGGCTCCAGGATCTCGTCCGTGCCCGGCTCGTAGCTGACCGGCACACCCAGCACGTCCGGCGGCAGGTCCGCCCGCAGCAGCGAGCCGGGGAGCACCAGCTCCTGGTTCGGATAGATCCAGTGCGGATCCGCGATGATGTTCGTGTTCAGATCGTAGATCTGCGGCCACTGGAACGGGTCCGCCAGGTACGACTGCGCGATGTCCCACAGCGTATCGCCGCGTCGCACGACGTGCGTGCGGGAGGCGAGCGTGTCCTGCGCCTCCTGCGCGACCGTCGGGGCCGCAGTCACACTGAGCAGTACCAGGGAGACCGTCAGGCGGGCCTTTCCACGGCGCTCGTTTCCGATCACGTGCTCTCTCCAATCGAGGATGGTGCAAGACAGCGTCGTCGTCGCACGATCTGCACGCCGCGAGCGGGGAACTCTTCGGGTTGCATGAATTTAGGACAGGGCCTGCCCGTCGCGCCAGCACATACTTTTCGCTGTCCTCGATAGCTTTTTCCGACGTCCGCGCCCGAGACTTGCCCACACCCCCGCACCCGGGCACTTTCCCGCCTCGTTTTCCCTCAGCAGGGGCAGCGCATGAAGCATCGCTTCACAGCTCTCTTCCTGGCAGGACTGCTCGCTGGCTCGACCGGTGCCGCACAGGCGCAGTGCATCGACCAGACGCGCGTGCGCCTGTCATTCGACGACGCCCGCGGCGACCTCCTCCGCGCCGCCGCGATCCGCGGCGCGCTCGAGCGCACGCCGATGTTCTTCTACCGTGAGCAGGACGAGCACCTCGTCTGTCTCGACTCCATCCCCGTCCTGCGCCAGTGGGTGCCGCCGCGCGACTCGACGATGCTCGAGATCCTCGCGCCGAGCACGCGCTTCACCGTGAACAGCGCCTTTCCGCGCGAGCGCAACAACGGCGGGCTGATCGAGACGGTCGGCCTGAACTCCGCAGTGGACTTCGGCGTTGCGGCCCGCTGGAAGTGGTTCTCCGCCGTGCTCGCGCCCCGGCTGACGTATCAGCAGAACGACTTCTTCAAGGTGCCGACGACCATCTGGGAAGGTCGCTCACCATGGGCCAACCCGTACCACCGCAACATCGACTACCCGAAGCGCTTCGGACCCGGTGAGTTCTCGGAGTTCCAGTGGGGCAGCACCGGCATCCAGGCTGAGTACGGGCCCGTGGCCGCCGGCTTCTCGACCGCCAACATGTGGGTCGGCGCGACCCGGCTGT is from Longimicrobiales bacterium and encodes:
- the hemA gene encoding glutamyl-tRNA reductase; this translates as MGVHVVGLSHHTTPLPIRERVTLDGPELHEALHALHGAGAAEVVIFSTCNRTEIYARDDADDAAAGAAHAFLRARGGLSEEDAGRFVYTRSDDAAARHLFRVVSGIDSLVLGEPQIQGQVRSAYESAASQNGRERTAGPILSRLFETALSVGGRVRAETRLGAGAASVPSAAVALARKIFGSLQGRSTVIVGAGEMGELTLQCLLDEGVSGVVVANRTAQRAENLVARLGGEAATFERLPELLRTASIVACATAAPHHVISADMVARAFREGRKEPMLLLDIALPRDVEPGAGSIDGVFLYDVDDLQQVVDSTLAQRRGEIDRADAIIGHGVSEFMTWYRGRSVVPVIQALRGHAEQLRQAELERALRSAHLDPQTAAAVDVLTKQLLNKILHAPTTRLREAAKDGREGEVAEAARYLFGLDEMGGQD
- the ccsA gene encoding cytochrome c biogenesis protein CcsA yields the protein MVTILHGVALLGYLAAGVLQTVSFAGERAEVPRGGVLLIGGAALVQLGALVAFGARFGELPLVGLGPSLSTLAFLIALFLLFATIASDARPVGLVLLPVIVALLAAALLIGVRPSGEPLAFSGAWFSFHVVLAFVGVAGFAFAFAAGLLYLLQFRELKSKRFGRIFRFFPALNTLDRLGRSSAVVGFCALTAGLALGWAWTIRFRGTFAMGDPQVIWGALTWVVFAGVLGARIGGAGSNRRAALVSVWGFALVVLAYVVLRLAQAGGAAFL
- a CDS encoding LysM peptidoglycan-binding domain-containing protein: MIGNERRGKARLTVSLVLLSVTAAPTVAQEAQDTLASRTHVVRRGDTLWDIAQSYLADPFQWPQIYDLNTNIIADPHWIYPNQELVLPGSLLRADLPPDVLGVPVSYEPGTDEILEPDERATVIADIDLRQPLMTPTEYLGLPWLADPRALPWAGRVVGLMDPAVRELDMPTMLKPYDRVHVGRLTQTVVPGDTLQVVRVERTVGLNRQIIRPLALLEVESVGEDGAISHVVRMYGEARRDDPVLVTGVLPPLAAGEPAPVQGGPQGELIAMIEEQPLYGTTDIGFVTLGAGTVAIGDELEVYLPRHQANAVDVVPAQRVGTVRVVRVEDATATVRVLDVENAGLEAGLPVRLVQTIR